One window of Agarivorans sp. Alg241-V36 genomic DNA carries:
- a CDS encoding XylR family transcriptional regulator, with protein MAKNYRVALLLNANMAYDRGIITGISSFVKNGAPWSLFIGEQNLFSVDDFNKWQGDGVIADFDHPEIRDAIKSRNIPVVGIASSETVANTMHDYPVVMSDNKQIINMAARFLKMRRYTHLAFCGYPNRPFNDWSASREQLLRDWCERNQCAYSQFSAKDNIDTWDSDLQCLVDWLSRLPKPVGIIAANDVRARQLSYACQQAKINIPEEVSIMGIDDDELNCTLSLPTLTSVRQGTRAMGYLTASLLQPLMDGKSLVKRHHFVQPERVIGRDSTDFFHFKDNLVRGALSLIRINQGNIKVKQILAELGCSRGAIDNKFHEELGMSLHAYLLDTQLNLALELLVDTEQTLSEIAKVVGFSSPQYLSCAIKKRWNMTPGMLREQKGVTNRELAPLIEEPEELIEQA; from the coding sequence ATGGCAAAGAACTATCGCGTAGCGCTACTTTTGAACGCTAACATGGCTTACGACCGGGGCATTATTACCGGCATATCTTCATTTGTGAAAAACGGCGCGCCCTGGAGTTTGTTCATTGGAGAACAAAACCTATTCTCGGTGGACGATTTTAACAAATGGCAGGGTGATGGCGTAATTGCCGACTTCGATCATCCTGAAATTCGCGATGCCATTAAATCTCGTAACATTCCAGTGGTGGGGATTGCCAGTAGCGAAACCGTAGCCAATACCATGCATGACTACCCAGTGGTGATGTCTGACAACAAACAGATCATCAACATGGCCGCGCGCTTTTTAAAAATGCGCCGTTATACCCACTTAGCATTTTGTGGTTACCCCAACCGCCCCTTTAATGACTGGTCGGCCAGCCGTGAGCAATTACTGCGCGACTGGTGTGAACGAAATCAATGCGCCTATAGCCAATTTAGCGCTAAAGACAACATTGATACTTGGGACAGCGACTTACAGTGTTTAGTTGATTGGCTTAGCCGTTTACCTAAGCCTGTTGGCATTATTGCCGCTAACGATGTACGCGCTCGCCAACTGAGTTACGCCTGCCAGCAGGCTAAAATAAACATCCCCGAAGAAGTCTCAATCATGGGGATTGACGATGACGAACTAAACTGCACCTTAAGTTTGCCAACCTTAACCTCGGTGCGCCAAGGCACTCGCGCCATGGGCTATTTAACTGCCTCACTACTGCAACCCTTAATGGATGGGAAAAGCTTGGTTAAACGCCATCACTTTGTGCAACCAGAACGGGTGATTGGCCGAGATTCAACCGACTTCTTCCACTTTAAAGACAACTTAGTACGCGGCGCATTAAGCCTTATTCGAATTAACCAAGGCAATATTAAGGTTAAGCAAATTTTGGCTGAACTAGGCTGCTCACGTGGCGCTATCGACAATAAATTTCATGAAGAATTAGGCATGTCCTTACATGCTTACTTGCTCGATACTCAACTTAATTTGGCACTAGAGCTACTAGTAGATACCGAGCAAACCTTAAGTGAAATAGCCAAAGTAGTGGGTTTTAGTAGCCCGCAGTATTTGTCTTGTGCGATTAAGAAACGCTGGAATATGACACCGGGTATGTTGCGCGAACAAAAGGGTGTAACAAACCGAGAGCTAGCTCCACTTATTGA
- the xylB gene encoding xylulokinase, producing the protein MYIGIDLGTSGVKVVLQAENGDIVSQATESLTVSRPAPLWSEQAPQDWWQATQDALSALSKQHSLAEVKAIGLSGQMHGATLLDAQGEILRPAILWNDGRSAAQCEEIERSVPNSREVVGNLMMPGFTAPKLLWVKQHEPEIFAKVDKVLLPKDYLRYLLSGNFASDMSDSAGTMWLDVAKRDWSDEILAATGLTRDHMPALFEGSEVTGNLKAELAERWGMPAVPLVAGGGDNAAGAVGVGITKPGQAMLSLGTSGVYFAVSDGYLSNPESALHSFCHALPGAWHQMSVILSAASCLDWVVNLTGQADVPSMLAAVEAAPESDNPVYFLPYLSGERTPHNNPEAKGVFFGMTHSTGPLDLCRAVLEGVAYAFADGLDALHATGLKPEEITLIGGGARSQFWRQMLADVFGQAVSYRLGGEVGPALGAARLAQLGVTENPDLAAICPVPELVEVHQVNAERHAVYAKHRETYQALYPKLAPLF; encoded by the coding sequence ATGTATATCGGTATTGATTTAGGCACTTCTGGAGTAAAAGTTGTGCTGCAGGCTGAAAACGGTGACATTGTAAGCCAAGCCACCGAAAGCTTAACAGTATCTCGCCCTGCACCGCTGTGGTCAGAGCAAGCGCCTCAAGATTGGTGGCAAGCCACTCAAGATGCACTTAGCGCATTAAGCAAACAGCACTCGCTAGCAGAAGTTAAAGCAATTGGCCTAAGTGGCCAAATGCATGGCGCTACCTTACTGGACGCCCAAGGCGAAATTTTACGCCCAGCCATTTTATGGAACGACGGCCGCAGCGCGGCTCAGTGTGAAGAAATTGAACGCTCCGTGCCAAACTCGCGTGAGGTGGTAGGTAACCTGATGATGCCAGGATTTACCGCACCAAAATTACTTTGGGTTAAGCAGCATGAGCCTGAGATTTTTGCCAAGGTAGACAAAGTACTGCTACCTAAAGATTACTTGCGTTACTTACTCTCGGGCAACTTCGCCTCAGACATGTCAGATTCAGCCGGCACCATGTGGCTAGACGTAGCCAAACGCGATTGGAGTGATGAAATCCTCGCGGCAACGGGCTTAACGCGTGACCACATGCCAGCACTGTTTGAAGGCAGTGAAGTAACTGGAAACCTTAAAGCGGAACTGGCCGAGCGCTGGGGCATGCCAGCGGTACCTTTAGTAGCCGGTGGTGGCGATAACGCCGCAGGCGCGGTAGGTGTAGGTATAACTAAACCAGGCCAAGCCATGTTGTCTTTAGGCACCTCGGGAGTTTATTTTGCGGTAAGCGACGGCTACCTAAGCAACCCAGAATCGGCCTTGCATAGCTTCTGTCACGCCTTGCCTGGTGCTTGGCATCAAATGTCAGTAATTCTTAGCGCAGCGTCATGTTTAGACTGGGTAGTTAACTTAACCGGTCAAGCCGATGTACCAAGCATGTTAGCCGCAGTAGAAGCCGCACCAGAAAGTGACAACCCTGTGTACTTTTTGCCTTACTTATCGGGCGAGCGCACGCCGCACAATAATCCAGAAGCCAAGGGCGTATTCTTCGGCATGACCCACTCTACTGGCCCCTTAGATTTATGCCGCGCAGTATTGGAAGGTGTGGCTTATGCCTTTGCCGACGGTTTAGACGCCCTGCATGCAACTGGCTTAAAACCAGAAGAAATCACCTTAATTGGTGGCGGCGCACGCAGCCAGTTTTGGCGCCAAATGCTGGCCGATGTCTTTGGCCAAGCAGTGAGCTACCGACTAGGCGGCGAAGTAGGCCCAGCACTTGGTGCAGCACGTTTAGCCCAACTTGGAGTGACAGAAAATCCAGACTTAGCGGCCATTTGCCCAGTACCTGAGTTGGTAGAAGTTCACCAAGTAAATGCCGAGCGCCATGCTGTTTATGCTAAACACCGCGAAACTTACCAAGCACTTTATCCAAAACTAGCACCACTTTTTTAA